The genomic segment CGCCGAGGTCGAGGGCGCCGGCGAGCGCGTCGAGCCGGCCGGAGACGTCGGGCGGGGCGAGCCGGTCCGCGCCGCGCGCGCGGCGCAGCAGGCTCACGGGGCGCCCGTCCGCGCTGCGACGGCGTGCAGGGCCGCCCGCAGCGCCTCCGCGGACGTCGGGGGCCCCTCCTGGGCCAGCAGGGCGTCGTAGCGCTCCCGCTCCTGGCCCAGCAGCGCCGCGACGCGCTCCTCGAGGTCCTCGCGGGCGCGCGCCGCGAGCGAGCGGACGGCCTGGTCGCCGAGCAGCGCCTCGAGCAGCTTCTGCGAGAGCGCGGACGCCCCGCCGGCGACCGCCACCTCGCCCCCGGTGAGGGGCCCCACGCTGGCGAGCACGAGCACCATGACCGCGAGGGCCACGCCGTTGACGCCGTACGCCACCGCCCGGGCCGTGCGCCGCCTGTCCGCCCCCTCGCGGCGCACGAGGTCCAGCACCGCGCCCTGCCAGTCGCGCACCGCCCGCGCGGTGCGCTCGGCGAGGTCGGGCGAGGGCCGGTCGAGCCCGGGCGCGGCGGCGAGCAGCGCGCGCCCCGCGGGGTCGCGCCGCCAGGCCCCCGCCGCGCGCTCCGCGGCGGACGCCGCCTGCGCGAGCACGAGGGCCTCGACACCGGACTCCAGCGCCTCGGCGAGGCGCTCCTCCGGCGCCGGGCGCCCGGTCGCGGCGGCGGTGACCCGGTCGCGCAGGTGCCCGACCCGGCGCTGCAGGCCGCGCAGCAGGTCGCCCGTGCCGACGACGTCCTGCCAGCGCGCCAGCACCTCCCCGCGCAGCAGGCTCCCGTCGCGGACCGCGTCGTCGACGGCGCGCACCGCGTCGGCGTACGCGCCCGCGGCGGCCGCCCCCAGGTCGCGGCCGGTCGCCTCCTGCGCGGCGAGGGCCTCGACGAGGGGGGCGGCCCGCCGCCCGTACGAGCGCAGCACCCCGTCGAGGGTCGCCCGGGCGACGGCGGCCCGCGCCGGCGCGTCGGCGGCCAGGCCGTGCAGCCAGCCGCGCAGCGGCGCCACGGCGTCCTCCGGCAGGCGCCCGGACGCGAGCCCTCCCTCGGGCACGACGAAGAGCGGGGCCCGGCCCAGCCCCTCCTCGCGGAGCATCCCGGCGAGGTGGGCCCGCACCTCGGTGGCGGCCTCGGGGGGCACGCGGTCCAGGACCACGGCGACGACCGCGCTGCGGGCGGCGGCCTCGCGCAGCAGCGCCCAGGGCACCGCGTCGGCGTAGCGGGCCGCGGTGGTGAGGAACAGCCAGAGGTCCGCGGCGGCGAGCAGCTGGCCGGCGAGGCGCCGGTTCTCCGCGACGACGGAGTCGACGTCGGGGGCGTCGAGCAGGGCGAGCCCCCGCGGCGCGGCGGGGGTGGGGACCAGCTGCAGGCTGCCGGGGTCGCCCGTGGCGCCCGTGGTGCGCGCGAGGCCGGGCAGCAGCCGGCCGGGCGCGAACCACGGCGCGTCGTCGGGGTGGTGCACGAGGACGGGCTCCCGGGTCGTGGGCCGCAGGACGCCGGGGCGGGTGACGTCGGCGCGCACCAGCGCGTTGACGAGCGTCGACTTCCCCGCGCCGGTCGAGCCGCCGACGACGACGAGCAGCGGCGCGTCGAGCCGGGCCAGGCGCGGCAGCACGTAGTCGTCGAGCTGGTCGGCCAGCTCGCGGCGCAGCGCGAGGGCCGCCTCGGCGCCGGGCACCGCCAGCGGCAGGCGCACCGCGCCGAGCGCCTCCCGCAGCCCGCGCAGGGCCTGCTCGAGCGGGTCCTCCCGCACCTGACCCCCGGCCGTCACGGCGCCAGCCTGCCGCACCGGCGCCCCGCGCACGCGTCCGGTCCCGCGGTGCGCAGTCGATACCCTGGGACGGTGACCCCCGCCCAGCTCGCCGCCGCCGTCCGCTCCGCCCTGCTCGCCGCCGTCGAGGCCGGGGAGCTGCGGGTCGAGGTCCCGGCGGAGGTCCGCGTGGAGCGCCCCAAGCAGAAGGGCCACGGCGACTGGGCGACCAACGTCGCGCTGCAGCTGGCGAAGGCCGCCGGGCGCCCGCCGCGGGAGGTCGCGCAGCTGCTCGCCGCGCGGCTCGGGGCCGTGGAGGGCGTCGCCGGCGTCGAGGTCGCCGGGCCCGGCTTCCTCAACGTCACGCTGGAGGCCGGCGCCCAGGGCCTGCTGGCCCGGCAGGTCGTCGAGGCCGGCGCGGCGTACGGGCGGGGCGACCGCCTCGCCGGCACCCGGGTCGACCTCGAGTTCATCTCGGCCAACCCCACGGGGCCCCTGCACCTGGGCCACACCCGCTGGGCGGCCGTCGGCGACGCGCTCGGGCGGGTCCTGGCCGCCGCCGGCGCCGAGGTCACCCGCGAGTTCTACGTCAACGACCGCGGCGTGCAGATGGACCGGTTCGGCGCCTCGCTCATGGCGGCGGCGCACGGGCGCGAGGTGCCCGCCGACGGCTACCACGGCGACTACGTGCCCGAACTCGCCAAGCAGGTCGTCGCCGAGGTGCCCGGCATCCTCGACCTGCCCGAGGACGAGCAGCTGGTGCGCTTCCGCGAGGAGGGCTACCGCCTGCAGCTCGCGCAGCAGCAGGACGTCCTCGCCCGGTTCCGCACCTCCTTCGACGTCTGGTACTCCGAGCGCACGCTGCACGAGAGCGGCGCCGTCGAGCGCGCGTTCGCGCGGCTGCGCGAGCAGGGCCACGTCTTCGAGCAGGACGGCGCCACGTGGCTGCGCACGACGGACTCCGGCGACGACAAGGACCGCGTCCTCGTCAAGGCCGACGGCGAGCTGACGTACTTCGCCTCGGACACGGCCTACTACGTGGACAAGCGCGCGCGCGGCTTCGACGTGTGCCTCTACATGCTCGGCGCCGACCACCACGGCTACGTCGGGCGCCTCAAGGCCATCGCGGCGTGCGCGGGCGACGACCCGGAGCGGAACATCGAGGTGCTCATCGGGCAGCTCGTGAAGATCCTCAAGGACGGCGAGGAGCTGCGGCTGTCCAAGCGGGCGGGCAACATCGTCACGCTGGAGGACTTCGTCGACCTCGCGGGCGTCGACGCCGTGCGCTACTCGCTGTGCCGCTACCCGACCGACTCGCCGCTGACGCTGGACATCGACGTCATCACCCGGCAGGCGAACGAGAAC from the Vallicoccus soli genome contains:
- the argS gene encoding arginine--tRNA ligase; translation: MTPAQLAAAVRSALLAAVEAGELRVEVPAEVRVERPKQKGHGDWATNVALQLAKAAGRPPREVAQLLAARLGAVEGVAGVEVAGPGFLNVTLEAGAQGLLARQVVEAGAAYGRGDRLAGTRVDLEFISANPTGPLHLGHTRWAAVGDALGRVLAAAGAEVTREFYVNDRGVQMDRFGASLMAAAHGREVPADGYHGDYVPELAKQVVAEVPGILDLPEDEQLVRFREEGYRLQLAQQQDVLARFRTSFDVWYSERTLHESGAVERAFARLREQGHVFEQDGATWLRTTDSGDDKDRVLVKADGELTYFASDTAYYVDKRARGFDVCLYMLGADHHGYVGRLKAIAACAGDDPERNIEVLIGQLVKILKDGEELRLSKRAGNIVTLEDFVDLAGVDAVRYSLCRYPTDSPLTLDIDVITRQANENPVYYVQYVAARTASVSRNARDLGVERGPAEAFRPELLSHEREGDLLLALAEFPRVVATAAELREPHRVARYLEELAGTYHRFYDACRILPRGDEGATDTTRARLWLNDAARTVIANGLDLLGVGAPEQM
- a CDS encoding ABC transporter codes for the protein MTAGGQVREDPLEQALRGLREALGAVRLPLAVPGAEAALALRRELADQLDDYVLPRLARLDAPLLVVVGGSTGAGKSTLVNALVRADVTRPGVLRPTTREPVLVHHPDDAPWFAPGRLLPGLARTTGATGDPGSLQLVPTPAAPRGLALLDAPDVDSVVAENRRLAGQLLAAADLWLFLTTAARYADAVPWALLREAAARSAVVAVVLDRVPPEAATEVRAHLAGMLREEGLGRAPLFVVPEGGLASGRLPEDAVAPLRGWLHGLAADAPARAAVARATLDGVLRSYGRRAAPLVEALAAQEATGRDLGAAAAGAYADAVRAVDDAVRDGSLLRGEVLARWQDVVGTGDLLRGLQRRVGHLRDRVTAAATGRPAPEERLAEALESGVEALVLAQAASAAERAAGAWRRDPAGRALLAAAPGLDRPSPDLAERTARAVRDWQGAVLDLVRREGADRRRTARAVAYGVNGVALAVMVLVLASVGPLTGGEVAVAGGASALSQKLLEALLGDQAVRSLAARAREDLEERVAALLGQERERYDALLAQEGPPTSAEALRAALHAVAARTGAP